One genomic region from Streptomyces sp. NBC_01304 encodes:
- a CDS encoding calcium-binding protein: MSSTTPNHSLRGSPASASLPSLPRRLRGRLAVLFSALALALYGMLAVAVPAYADDHIQITDSADPVPANTPYDYIVTVPNPLYQGGFGEITVDLSGAAATFTGVYSADHPSIVCSASGTHATCHATFSPGSAPIHINLTVLPTVEGTVDADTELIGMQPLGSDSTTTTITAGGGADEADLATTVTDSPDPVALGGSFTDTVTVTNNGPDNATSVETSVAYTGAASTLGTVSPSQGTCTPSGSTVNCALGSLANGASATVTITVEPSATGTVTATATTTATEDDPTPGNNSDAESTTVNNANGCTITGTSGNDTINGTNGNDVICALGGNDTVNAGNGHDTVYGGAGNDTLNGDNGDDTLHGGDGDDALNGNNGNDTINGGAGDDTADGGNGNDTCPGTEHPTSCTA, encoded by the coding sequence ATGTCTTCGACCACACCGAACCATTCCTTACGCGGCTCACCCGCTTCGGCCTCCTTACCCTCCTTACCGCGCAGGCTGCGCGGCAGGCTGGCCGTCCTGTTCTCCGCGCTGGCGCTGGCGCTGTACGGCATGCTCGCCGTGGCCGTCCCCGCGTACGCGGACGACCACATCCAGATCACGGACTCGGCCGACCCGGTCCCGGCCAACACGCCCTACGACTACATCGTGACTGTCCCCAACCCGCTGTATCAGGGCGGCTTCGGCGAGATCACCGTCGATCTCAGCGGCGCCGCGGCCACCTTCACCGGCGTCTACTCCGCCGACCACCCCTCCATCGTGTGCAGTGCATCCGGAACCCACGCGACCTGCCATGCGACGTTCAGCCCGGGATCCGCGCCCATCCACATCAACTTGACGGTCCTGCCGACCGTTGAGGGAACAGTCGACGCCGACACGGAACTGATCGGCATGCAGCCCCTCGGCTCCGACAGCACCACCACCACGATCACTGCGGGTGGCGGCGCCGATGAAGCCGACCTGGCCACCACCGTCACCGACTCGCCCGACCCCGTCGCACTCGGCGGCTCCTTCACCGACACCGTGACCGTCACCAACAACGGCCCGGACAATGCCACTTCGGTCGAGACCTCCGTCGCGTACACGGGCGCCGCGTCCACGCTGGGCACGGTGAGCCCCAGCCAGGGCACCTGCACCCCCAGCGGCTCCACGGTGAACTGCGCCCTGGGCTCGCTGGCCAACGGCGCGTCCGCCACCGTGACGATCACCGTTGAACCGTCGGCGACCGGCACCGTCACCGCGACCGCCACCACCACGGCGACCGAGGACGACCCGACGCCCGGCAACAACAGCGACGCCGAGTCGACCACCGTCAACAACGCCAACGGCTGCACGATCACCGGCACCAGCGGCAACGACACCATCAACGGCACCAACGGCAACGACGTGATCTGCGCCCTCGGCGGCAACGACACCGTCAACGCCGGCAACGGCCACGACACCGTCTACGGCGGCGCAGGCAACGACACGCTCAATGGCGACAACGGCGACGACACCCTCCACGGGGGTGACGGTGACGACGCCCTGAACGGCAACAACGGCAACGACACCATCAACGGCGGCGCCGGAGACGACACCGCCGACGGCGGCAACGGCAACGACACCTGCCCCGGCACCGAACACCCGACGAGCTGCACCGCCTAG
- a CDS encoding glycosyl hydrolase family 65 protein — translation MTKRLIAVLLTAALAAPATTVTAAASDRTDPGGECAPSPDWTPAATSPGATGAAHAYVGNGYLGVRVPPRGTGYDASTAPTGWPLFTPRYDGAFVSGLYAVDATSPRNTGRQAIAALPNWSALDIATGGPGGETYGPGSRISRYRQTLFLRCGFVRTSLTWTAADGRRTDLQYDVLADRNAAHSAAVRLRLTPHWDGRATVTDRIDGRGARRLAQLAGGPQGRETMDVAFRAEGTGTVGAVASTLRAPGPVERARPARDLSVAQSASFPVRSGRAYVATKYVGVDTTLTAQAPRAAAGTASLQAARRGWTPLFAAHAGAWQALWSSRIEVPGRPELQLWVRSAQYGLYSALRRGARGSIAPAGLTSDNYAGLVFWDAETWMYPALLVTRPELARPVLDYRYETRAGAAANARKLGFKGLFYPWTSGSSGEVWSECHSWRPPHCVTQNHLQSDIALAVWQYWQATGDRAWLLERGWPLLKGLAEFWADRADDNKDGTYSIRQVAGPDEYSNGVDDAAFTNAGAATTLRHATRAARALDQPADPAWELIAGRLRMPYDPKRKIFLQYAGFDRPNIKQADTVLLTYPLEWPMPPGAAAATLDHYAAITDPDGPAMTDSVHAVDAAAIGEPGCAAYTYLQRAIRPFVRGPFALFSEARGDKAGADDPLAGSPAQDFLTGKGGFLQVFTHGLTGLRMREDRVRLDPMLPPQLPGGVRLFGLRWQGRTYDLAIGPRETTVRLTEGEPFTVETPQGRFTVGSSPLVLKTRRPDLVPSGNLARCRPATATSEEPGLYAAAAVDGSPATLWRPGAAGASLTVDLQRTTAIQDVRVTGTRAYRATVSADGKRWAALAPGIRGRFVRITQTGEKPTEVSELTVM, via the coding sequence GTGACCAAGCGCCTGATCGCCGTCCTGCTCACGGCCGCCCTCGCCGCCCCGGCCACCACCGTGACGGCCGCCGCCTCCGATCGCACCGACCCGGGCGGCGAGTGCGCCCCCTCCCCCGACTGGACCCCGGCCGCCACCTCGCCCGGCGCGACCGGAGCGGCCCACGCCTACGTCGGGAACGGCTATCTCGGCGTACGCGTGCCACCGCGCGGGACCGGGTACGACGCGTCCACGGCACCGACCGGCTGGCCCCTGTTCACCCCGCGCTACGACGGCGCCTTCGTCTCGGGCCTGTACGCCGTGGACGCCACGAGCCCCCGCAACACCGGCCGGCAGGCCATCGCCGCACTCCCGAACTGGTCGGCGCTCGACATCGCCACCGGCGGGCCCGGCGGGGAGACGTACGGGCCCGGGAGCCGGATCTCCCGGTACCGCCAGACGCTGTTCCTGCGCTGCGGATTCGTGCGTACGTCGCTGACCTGGACGGCGGCCGACGGGCGGCGCACGGACCTCCAGTACGACGTCCTCGCGGACCGCAACGCCGCGCACAGTGCGGCCGTACGGCTCAGACTCACCCCGCACTGGGACGGCCGGGCCACCGTCACCGACCGGATCGACGGGCGGGGCGCGCGGCGCCTCGCGCAGCTGGCCGGTGGGCCGCAGGGGCGCGAGACGATGGATGTCGCGTTCCGGGCGGAGGGTACCGGGACCGTGGGAGCGGTCGCCTCGACGCTGCGAGCTCCGGGACCGGTCGAACGAGCGCGCCCGGCACGGGACTTGAGCGTCGCCCAGTCCGCCTCCTTCCCCGTCCGCAGCGGGCGCGCCTACGTCGCCACCAAGTACGTCGGCGTCGACACCACCCTCACCGCACAGGCCCCGCGCGCCGCCGCGGGCACCGCCTCCCTGCAGGCCGCCCGGCGCGGCTGGACCCCGCTGTTCGCCGCGCACGCCGGTGCCTGGCAGGCGCTGTGGTCGTCGCGGATCGAGGTGCCGGGGCGTCCGGAGCTGCAACTGTGGGTGCGCTCGGCGCAGTACGGGCTGTACTCGGCGCTGCGCCGAGGCGCCCGGGGCAGCATCGCCCCGGCCGGGCTGACCAGCGACAACTACGCGGGCCTGGTCTTCTGGGACGCGGAGACCTGGATGTATCCGGCGCTGCTCGTCACCCGGCCCGAGCTCGCCCGGCCCGTCCTCGACTACCGGTACGAGACGCGCGCGGGAGCCGCCGCCAACGCCCGGAAGCTGGGCTTCAAGGGGCTGTTCTACCCCTGGACGAGCGGCAGTTCGGGCGAGGTGTGGTCCGAGTGCCACAGCTGGCGGCCGCCGCACTGCGTCACCCAGAACCACCTCCAGAGCGACATCGCGCTCGCCGTCTGGCAGTACTGGCAGGCGACCGGCGACCGCGCCTGGCTGCTCGAACGCGGCTGGCCGCTCCTGAAGGGGCTCGCGGAGTTCTGGGCCGACCGGGCCGACGACAATAAGGACGGCACGTACTCGATCAGGCAGGTGGCCGGGCCCGACGAGTACAGCAACGGCGTGGACGACGCCGCCTTCACCAACGCGGGGGCCGCCACCACCCTGCGCCACGCCACCCGCGCGGCCCGAGCCCTCGACCAACCCGCCGATCCCGCCTGGGAGTTGATCGCCGGCCGCCTGCGGATGCCGTACGACCCCAAGCGCAAGATCTTCCTGCAGTACGCCGGCTTCGACCGCCCGAACATCAAGCAGGCGGACACGGTGCTGCTCACCTATCCCCTGGAGTGGCCGATGCCGCCGGGCGCGGCCGCCGCGACCCTCGATCACTACGCCGCGATCACCGACCCGGACGGGCCGGCCATGACGGACTCGGTGCACGCGGTCGACGCCGCCGCGATCGGGGAGCCCGGGTGCGCCGCGTACACGTATCTGCAGCGGGCGATCCGGCCGTTCGTACGCGGCCCCTTCGCGCTCTTCTCCGAGGCGCGCGGCGACAAGGCGGGGGCCGACGATCCCCTGGCCGGGTCGCCCGCACAGGACTTCCTGACCGGGAAGGGCGGGTTCCTGCAGGTGTTCACGCACGGCCTGACGGGGCTGCGGATGCGCGAGGACCGGGTACGGCTCGATCCGATGCTGCCCCCTCAACTGCCGGGTGGGGTAAGGCTGTTCGGGCTGCGCTGGCAGGGGCGTACGTACGATCTCGCCATCGGGCCGCGCGAGACGACGGTGCGGCTGACGGAGGGCGAGCCCTTCACGGTCGAGACGCCGCAAGGACGGTTCACCGTCGGTTCGTCACCCTTGGTTCTCAAGACGCGGCGGCCCGATCTCGTACCGAGCGGGAATCTGGCGCGCTGCAGGCCCGCGACAGCCACCTCGGAGGAGCCGGGGCTGTACGCGGCGGCCGCGGTGGACGGCAGCCCCGCGACTCTCTGGCGGCCGGGCGCCGCCGGGGCCTCGCTGACGGTGGATCTGCAGCGGACGACCGCGATCCAGGACGTGCGGGTGACGGGCACGCGCGCGTACCGGGCGACCGTGTCGGCCGACGGGAAGCGCTGGGCGGCGCTCGCGCCGGGGATCCGGGGGCGGTTCGTGCGGATCACACAGACGGGCGAAAAGCCCACCGAGGTAAGCGAGTTGACCGTCATGTGA
- a CDS encoding MarR family winged helix-turn-helix transcriptional regulator, protein MGDAVDAIVGQWVEERPELAEDLWPVQVLARIQRLARVIEKEQKTFSSQHGLELGEFDVLTTLRRSGPPYALTAGAFLKAAMVTSGAITNRIDRMEAKGLVERVRDGGDRRTVQIRLTGEGRKVIDKVMAAHLVNYARIAAALDREECDQVAAGLRKLLEAHGDTSIT, encoded by the coding sequence ATGGGTGATGCGGTGGACGCGATCGTCGGCCAGTGGGTCGAGGAGCGGCCGGAGCTGGCCGAAGACCTCTGGCCGGTACAGGTCCTGGCCCGTATTCAGCGCCTCGCGCGCGTCATCGAGAAGGAGCAGAAGACGTTCTCGTCCCAACACGGCCTGGAACTGGGCGAGTTCGACGTCCTCACCACGCTCCGACGCTCCGGCCCGCCGTACGCACTGACGGCCGGCGCCTTCCTCAAGGCGGCCATGGTCACCTCGGGCGCGATCACCAATCGCATCGACCGCATGGAGGCCAAGGGCCTGGTCGAGCGGGTCCGGGACGGCGGCGACCGCCGGACCGTGCAGATCCGGCTCACGGGGGAGGGTCGGAAGGTGATCGACAAGGTGATGGCGGCCCACCTCGTCAACTACGCCCGGATCGCCGCCGCCCTGGACCGCGAGGAGTGCGACCAGGTCGCGGCCGGCCTGCGCAAGCTCCTTGAGGCCCACGGCGACACGTCGATCACATGA
- a CDS encoding MFS transporter produces the protein MSIAAARTVVRPADAAAPPRQVPVLWLALLATPIAAGANAPVLILPDMGRSLGVSTATVTWLVTAFAWAMSIGTPLLSGLIRQRGVAAALKVGSAFVVAGTALVSFAPWLPLTLLGRAGQAIGGAGLVAVALNLAGSAKRMGVITSGFGILGASGPLLGQQLSSSVSWRLSLAVSALSLLAVPVVARHAKSAPPAPSTFDVRGAGLLVALATSLVLIPKAPLPALGAALVAAAFLGVHLKKRPEGFVPAALLRSRAFLTASAVALTLSTSYFALLFAVPQLIKDRTDWSVGAVGTGQLVAMLAGSVLSWLLAAASARMGRRSVYGMLLGVGITAAVVAVFASWAPLLLLATTAAIFSATGSNACLAMYAGQASPAPQRPSAIGLFVLAYQLGGALGPAIAALLVLS, from the coding sequence GTGTCCATCGCTGCCGCACGCACCGTCGTCCGACCGGCCGACGCCGCAGCCCCACCCCGCCAAGTCCCCGTCCTCTGGCTGGCGTTGCTCGCCACCCCCATCGCCGCGGGCGCCAACGCGCCCGTGCTGATCCTGCCGGACATGGGCCGCTCGCTCGGTGTCTCCACGGCCACCGTGACCTGGCTGGTCACCGCCTTCGCCTGGGCCATGTCGATCGGCACGCCGCTGCTCTCGGGGCTGATCCGGCAGCGCGGCGTGGCGGCCGCGCTGAAGGTCGGCTCCGCCTTCGTCGTGGCAGGCACCGCGCTCGTCTCCTTCGCGCCCTGGCTGCCGCTCACCCTCCTCGGGCGGGCGGGGCAGGCGATCGGCGGTGCGGGACTGGTCGCCGTGGCGCTGAACCTGGCCGGGAGCGCCAAGCGGATGGGCGTCATCACCTCCGGGTTCGGCATTCTCGGGGCATCCGGACCGCTGCTCGGGCAGCAGTTGAGCTCCTCCGTGTCCTGGCGCCTCTCGCTCGCCGTGTCCGCGCTCTCGCTGCTCGCCGTGCCGGTCGTGGCGCGGCACGCGAAGTCGGCGCCGCCCGCACCGTCGACGTTCGACGTACGCGGGGCCGGGCTCCTGGTCGCGCTCGCCACCTCCCTCGTACTGATTCCCAAGGCGCCCCTGCCGGCGCTGGGTGCGGCGCTCGTCGCCGCCGCGTTCCTCGGCGTACACCTGAAGAAGCGCCCGGAGGGGTTCGTACCGGCCGCGCTGCTGCGGTCGCGGGCCTTCCTGACCGCGTCCGCCGTCGCGCTTACCCTCTCCACCTCGTACTTCGCGCTGCTCTTCGCCGTGCCGCAGCTGATCAAGGACCGGACCGACTGGAGCGTCGGCGCGGTCGGCACGGGGCAGCTCGTCGCCATGCTCGCCGGGTCGGTGCTGTCCTGGCTGCTCGCGGCGGCCTCGGCACGGATGGGGCGGCGTTCCGTGTACGGGATGCTGCTCGGGGTCGGGATCACGGCGGCCGTCGTCGCGGTGTTCGCGAGCTGGGCGCCACTGCTGCTGCTCGCCACCACGGCCGCGATCTTCTCGGCGACCGGCAGCAACGCGTGCCTCGCCATGTACGCGGGCCAGGCCTCGCCGGCGCCGCAACGGCCTTCCGCGATCGGCCTGTTCGTCCTCGCCTATCAGCTGGGCGGCGCGCTCGGTCCGGCCATCGCGGCACTGCTCGTCCTGTCCTGA
- a CDS encoding (2Fe-2S)-binding protein, with translation MTTPTTGSVPSAPSSEVTFHVNGSPHTLRLDNRTTLLDALRERLAVTGPKKGCDHGQCGACTVLVDGRRMNACLLLAVTLDGAEVTTVEGLASGGELHPVQRAFLERDAFQCGFCTPGQLCSAVGMLAESEGAELSDADVRERMSGNLCRCGAYRNIVRAIQDAASQNGAV, from the coding sequence ATGACCACGCCCACCACCGGGTCCGTCCCGTCCGCCCCGTCCTCCGAAGTGACCTTCCACGTCAACGGCAGCCCCCACACCCTACGCCTCGACAACCGCACCACCCTCCTGGACGCCCTGCGCGAGCGGCTCGCGGTGACCGGGCCGAAGAAGGGCTGCGACCACGGGCAGTGCGGCGCCTGCACCGTCCTCGTCGACGGACGCCGGATGAACGCGTGCCTGCTGCTCGCGGTCACGCTGGACGGGGCCGAGGTGACCACGGTGGAAGGGCTCGCTTCGGGCGGTGAACTGCACCCGGTACAGCGGGCGTTCCTGGAGCGGGACGCGTTCCAGTGCGGGTTCTGTACGCCGGGGCAGCTGTGCTCGGCCGTGGGAATGCTGGCCGAGAGCGAGGGAGCGGAGCTCTCCGACGCCGACGTACGGGAGCGGATGAGCGGGAACCTCTGCCGGTGCGGGGCCTACCGGAACATCGTGCGGGCCATTCAGGACGCGGCCTCGCAGAACGGTGCCGTCTGA
- a CDS encoding FAD binding domain-containing protein translates to MQTFDYLRAASPTEAVAAVTGAPGTRFLAGGTNLVDLMKLGVERPDRLVDIGRLPLDRIEETVDGGLRIGATVRNSDLAAHPLVRERWPALSQALLAGASGQVRNAATVGGNLLQRTRCGYFQDTSKPCNKRVPGSGCPARTGAHRDLAILGTSESCVATYPGDMAVALAAFDARVRLLGPDGATRTVELTGFHRLPGDDPARDTVLAHGELITAVELPPLPVAARSVYRKVRDRASYAFALASCAAAIDVQDGVVREVRLAYGSLAPRPWRALAAETFLTGRPATAESFAAAADAELAAARPLPGNAFKAGLARNLTVQLLTDLTEGAR, encoded by the coding sequence ATGCAGACCTTCGATTACCTGCGAGCCGCAAGCCCCACCGAGGCCGTCGCCGCCGTCACCGGCGCGCCCGGCACCCGCTTCCTCGCGGGCGGCACCAACCTCGTCGACCTGATGAAGCTCGGCGTGGAGCGCCCCGACCGGCTCGTCGACATCGGCCGGCTCCCGCTCGACCGCATCGAGGAGACCGTGGACGGCGGTCTGCGGATCGGCGCGACCGTCCGCAACAGCGATCTCGCCGCCCACCCCTTGGTCCGCGAACGCTGGCCCGCACTGTCCCAGGCCTTGCTCGCCGGGGCCTCCGGGCAGGTGCGCAACGCCGCGACGGTGGGCGGGAATCTGCTGCAGCGCACCCGCTGCGGCTACTTCCAGGACACCTCGAAGCCGTGCAACAAGCGGGTCCCGGGCAGCGGTTGTCCGGCCCGTACGGGAGCCCACCGGGATCTGGCGATCCTCGGCACGTCCGAGTCCTGTGTGGCGACGTACCCCGGCGACATGGCCGTCGCGCTCGCCGCCTTCGACGCGCGGGTGCGGCTGCTCGGCCCGGACGGGGCCACGCGCACGGTGGAGCTCACCGGGTTCCACCGGCTGCCGGGCGACGATCCGGCGCGGGACACCGTCCTCGCACACGGGGAGCTGATCACCGCCGTGGAGCTGCCGCCGCTCCCCGTCGCCGCGCGCTCGGTCTACCGCAAGGTCCGCGACCGGGCCTCGTACGCCTTCGCGCTCGCGTCGTGCGCCGCCGCCATCGACGTACAGGACGGTGTCGTACGTGAAGTCCGGTTGGCTTACGGGTCGTTGGCGCCCCGGCCGTGGCGGGCCCTCGCCGCCGAGACCTTCCTGACCGGGCGGCCCGCGACCGCCGAGTCCTTCGCCGCGGCGGCGGACGCCGAGCTCGCCGCCGCGCGGCCGCTGCCCGGCAACGCCTTCAAGGCCGGGCTGGCCCGCAACCTGACCGTCCAGCTCCTCACCGACCTCACGGAGGGCGCCCGATGA
- a CDS encoding xanthine dehydrogenase family protein molybdopterin-binding subunit — MTSLSAPSLGSPVARLEGLAKVTGAARYTADRDCDAYAWPVPATIAKGRVTGFDAAEALALPGALAVLTHENAARLASEDVPARLWLLQTPRVAHHGQYVALAVATSLEGARAMAAALRVTYEQQPHDVELRADGPTVHAPATAFTGKPTDVLWGDADAAYEEAPVRVDATYRTPAMHQHPLEPHAAVAAWDGNRLTVHDSTQSSNAVATLLARLFGIAAEQVTVVAEHIGGGFGSKLAGVQPVLAALAARHTGRRVKLTLPRRELPAVVGHRSATIQHLRLAADRAGRLLSLSHESVAEESPVGAVLESPGLVSRLMYAHPHSRTTHRAALLDVPAPGMMRGPGETPGMFALESAMDELAQAAGIDPVELRLRNEPETDPETGLPFSSRNLTACLREGARRFGWHARDPRPGVRHESGGLLIGTGVAASTYPAKVLPSTAEAEIDRGRDGDGVGYVVRINATDIGTGARTVLAQAAADELRVPLDRVRIEIGSTALPTAPSAGGSFGTTSWTWAVVRACRDLRESGGSSAWVDTGAEVAAAADRYSRHAFGAQFAEVQVDTVSGEVRVRRLLGVFAAGRILNPRTADAQFTGAMVMGLSMALHEGSHFDPEFGDFTERDLAAYHVASHADIPQLEAHWLDEHDPATGPLGAKGIGEIGTTGTAAAIANAVHHATGVRLRELPLHPDRVLEALAVRG; from the coding sequence ATGACCAGCCTCTCGGCGCCCTCCCTGGGATCCCCGGTCGCCCGCCTCGAAGGCCTCGCCAAGGTCACCGGCGCCGCCCGCTACACGGCCGACCGCGACTGCGACGCCTACGCCTGGCCGGTTCCCGCGACCATCGCCAAGGGCCGTGTCACCGGCTTCGACGCCGCCGAGGCGCTCGCGCTGCCCGGTGCGCTCGCCGTGCTCACGCACGAGAACGCGGCGCGGCTCGCCTCCGAGGACGTACCGGCACGTCTGTGGCTGCTCCAGACGCCTCGGGTGGCGCATCACGGGCAGTACGTGGCACTGGCCGTCGCCACCTCCCTGGAGGGCGCCCGCGCGATGGCCGCCGCACTGCGGGTGACGTACGAACAGCAGCCGCACGACGTGGAGTTGAGGGCAGACGGGCCGACCGTGCACGCGCCCGCGACGGCCTTCACCGGGAAGCCCACGGATGTGCTGTGGGGCGATGCGGACGCCGCGTACGAGGAGGCGCCGGTACGGGTCGACGCGACCTACCGGACACCGGCCATGCACCAGCACCCCCTGGAGCCGCACGCGGCCGTGGCGGCCTGGGACGGGAACCGGCTCACCGTGCACGACAGCACGCAGTCCTCGAACGCCGTCGCCACCCTCCTCGCCCGGCTCTTCGGGATCGCCGCCGAGCAGGTCACCGTCGTCGCCGAACACATCGGCGGCGGCTTCGGCTCCAAGCTGGCGGGCGTGCAGCCCGTGCTCGCCGCCCTGGCCGCGCGGCACACCGGGCGACGGGTCAAACTCACCCTGCCCCGGCGGGAGTTGCCCGCCGTGGTCGGCCACCGTTCCGCCACGATCCAGCACCTGCGGCTCGCCGCCGACCGCGCCGGACGACTGCTCTCGCTCAGCCACGAGTCGGTCGCCGAGGAGTCCCCCGTGGGCGCCGTCCTGGAGTCCCCCGGCCTGGTCAGCCGTCTGATGTACGCCCATCCCCACAGCCGCACCACCCATCGCGCGGCCCTCCTCGACGTGCCCGCGCCCGGCATGATGCGCGGGCCCGGCGAGACGCCCGGCATGTTCGCGCTCGAATCGGCGATGGACGAGCTGGCGCAGGCGGCCGGGATCGATCCCGTCGAGCTGCGGCTGCGCAACGAGCCGGAGACCGACCCCGAGACCGGACTCCCCTTCAGCAGCCGCAACTTGACCGCCTGCCTGCGCGAGGGCGCGCGGCGCTTCGGCTGGCACGCGCGCGATCCACGGCCCGGGGTGCGACACGAGAGCGGCGGCCTGCTGATCGGGACGGGGGTCGCGGCGTCGACGTATCCGGCGAAGGTGCTGCCGTCGACCGCCGAGGCGGAGATCGACCGGGGCCGGGACGGGGACGGGGTCGGCTACGTGGTGCGGATCAACGCCACCGACATCGGCACCGGCGCCCGCACCGTCCTCGCGCAGGCCGCCGCCGACGAGTTGCGGGTGCCGCTGGACCGGGTGCGGATCGAGATCGGCTCCACCGCGCTGCCGACCGCGCCCTCCGCCGGCGGCTCGTTCGGCACGACGTCCTGGACCTGGGCCGTCGTCCGGGCCTGCCGGGACCTGCGGGAGTCCGGGGGCAGCTCGGCGTGGGTGGACACCGGGGCGGAGGTCGCCGCGGCGGCCGACCGGTACTCGCGGCACGCCTTCGGGGCACAGTTCGCCGAGGTGCAGGTGGACACGGTCAGCGGGGAGGTGCGGGTGCGGCGGCTGCTCGGGGTGTTCGCGGCCGGGCGGATCCTCAACCCGCGTACGGCGGACGCCCAGTTCACCGGCGCGATGGTGATGGGCCTGTCGATGGCGCTGCACGAGGGCAGCCACTTCGACCCGGAGTTCGGCGACTTCACGGAGCGCGACCTGGCGGCGTACCACGTCGCGTCCCATGCCGACATCCCGCAGCTGGAAGCCCACTGGCTCGACGAACACGATCCGGCGACGGGCCCGTTGGGCGCCAAGGGCATCGGCGAGATCGGCACCACGGGCACGGCGGCGGCGATCGCGAACGCGGTGCACCATGCCACCGGGGTCCGGCTGCGGGAGCTGCCGCTGCATCCGGACCGGGTACTGGAGGCACTGGCGGTACGCGGCTGA
- a CDS encoding GNAT family N-acetyltransferase: MVRGERIGLRAMGPDDAEALWRWNHDPEVMRWMRDGYEQNLESVARWLAERPRNSYGDVIYGIEELADSQLIGLVMLHDAEPETGVAEIDIYLGEKDYWGRGHATDAMRTMCRYGFDKMRLHKITLTVVADNVSAQHIYKKVGFVEEGRLRSCFRRDGQWHDMVTMGLLEGELR, from the coding sequence ATGGTTCGAGGAGAACGAATAGGCCTGCGCGCCATGGGCCCGGACGACGCCGAGGCGCTCTGGCGCTGGAACCACGACCCCGAGGTCATGCGGTGGATGCGGGACGGGTACGAGCAGAACCTGGAGAGCGTCGCCAGGTGGCTGGCCGAGCGGCCGCGCAACTCGTACGGCGATGTCATCTACGGCATCGAGGAGTTGGCGGACTCCCAGCTCATCGGCCTGGTCATGCTGCACGACGCGGAGCCGGAGACCGGAGTCGCCGAGATCGACATCTACCTCGGCGAGAAGGACTACTGGGGGCGCGGCCACGCCACCGACGCGATGCGCACCATGTGCCGGTACGGCTTCGACAAGATGCGCCTGCACAAGATCACGCTGACGGTCGTGGCCGATAACGTCTCCGCCCAGCACATCTACAAGAAGGTCGGCTTCGTCGAGGAAGGCCGGCTGCGGAGCTGCTTCCGGCGGGACGGGCAGTGGCACGACATGGTCACCATGGGGCTGCTGGAGGGTGAACTCCGCTAG
- a CDS encoding MauE/DoxX family redox-associated membrane protein — protein sequence MYYLCLAIRLLLIGVFSVATWGKLRHRSAFREFVRSVAGLRLFPAGLSTAIAVSVIAAEAGSVVLLAIPAAPAVTGVGFALAGCVLAAFGAGILASRRGGARVACRCFGTKGVVLGKPHIIRNLLLAALAAVGLLAVLTGTTPSSLHPGGTAIAALAAGVGGLLVVRLDDLLALIAPTADPRTGSPTADRSFR from the coding sequence GTGTACTACCTCTGCCTCGCCATCAGGCTCCTGCTGATCGGCGTCTTCTCCGTAGCGACCTGGGGGAAGCTCAGACACCGGTCGGCGTTCCGTGAGTTCGTGCGCTCGGTCGCCGGTCTGCGCCTCTTCCCCGCCGGTCTTTCCACCGCGATCGCCGTCTCGGTGATCGCGGCCGAGGCCGGCTCGGTCGTCCTCCTCGCGATCCCCGCCGCCCCCGCCGTGACAGGCGTGGGCTTCGCGCTCGCCGGCTGTGTGCTCGCCGCCTTCGGGGCCGGGATCCTGGCCTCGCGGCGCGGGGGCGCCCGCGTGGCGTGCCGTTGCTTCGGCACGAAGGGCGTGGTGCTCGGCAAGCCGCACATCATCCGCAATCTGCTGCTGGCCGCGCTCGCGGCCGTCGGTTTGCTCGCCGTACTCACCGGTACGACGCCGAGCAGCCTGCACCCCGGAGGCACGGCCATCGCCGCCCTCGCGGCCGGTGTGGGCGGACTTCTCGTCGTACGCCTGGACGATCTGCTGGCCCTGATCGCTCCGACCGCGGATCCCCGCACCGGATCACCGACCGCTGACAGGAGTTTCCGTTGA